One Nitrospirota bacterium DNA segment encodes these proteins:
- a CDS encoding sigma-54 dependent transcriptional regulator, with protein sequence MKQVADILVVDDEVNIRSALVTMLEKKGHRVCGVGTGEEALAHLEEARADLVITDLRMPGIGGMEFLRRLKGAWPDTEVVVMTAYGSIDTAVEAMRLGAYDYLTKPIDRERFPVVVEKALERHFLAAENKQLRDRLETRTRFEQMVGASEPMQRVYELVDLVAGSDVTILLTGESGTGKELVARAIHHKSARANGPFVTLNCGALPENLFESELFGYEKGAFTGAMATKVGRFELADGGTLLLDEVGELSLKSQVDFLRVLETKEFRRLGGTKVITVDTRIIAATNRNLEEAVKRGEFREDLYYRLNVVPIKLPPLRERGEDIPLLIEHFLHEFAARHNREPKEMSREAMRLLRLYAWPGNIRQLRNLLERLVVTVRETTIQPHHLPEEVQASREDVRTMVITLGSSLEQIEREVIRRTLAEVTNHREKAAKLLGISLRALQYKIKEYGIRD encoded by the coding sequence ATGAAACAGGTTGCCGACATCCTCGTCGTAGACGACGAGGTGAATATTCGTAGCGCGCTGGTGACGATGCTGGAAAAGAAGGGCCACCGCGTGTGCGGGGTCGGGACCGGGGAAGAAGCGCTCGCGCATCTGGAGGAAGCTAGGGCGGACTTGGTGATCACCGATCTCAGGATGCCGGGAATCGGAGGCATGGAGTTCCTGCGCCGCCTGAAAGGCGCGTGGCCGGACACGGAGGTCGTCGTGATGACCGCCTACGGCTCCATTGATACGGCCGTGGAGGCGATGCGGTTGGGCGCGTACGACTATCTGACCAAGCCCATTGATCGGGAACGATTCCCCGTCGTGGTCGAGAAGGCGCTGGAGCGCCACTTTCTGGCGGCGGAAAACAAACAGCTCCGCGATCGTCTGGAGACGAGGACGCGCTTCGAACAGATGGTCGGCGCGAGCGAGCCCATGCAGCGCGTGTACGAGCTGGTCGATCTGGTGGCGGGAAGCGACGTCACGATCCTGCTCACGGGAGAAAGCGGAACCGGCAAGGAGCTCGTCGCCCGGGCCATCCATCACAAGAGCGCGCGAGCGAACGGGCCCTTCGTCACGTTGAACTGCGGGGCTCTGCCGGAGAACCTCTTCGAAAGCGAGTTGTTCGGCTATGAAAAAGGGGCGTTTACCGGAGCCATGGCAACCAAGGTCGGCCGGTTTGAGCTGGCCGACGGGGGCACGCTGTTGCTCGACGAAGTGGGCGAGTTGTCCCTGAAGTCTCAGGTCGACTTTCTGCGGGTGCTGGAGACCAAAGAGTTTCGCCGGCTCGGCGGGACAAAGGTGATCACGGTGGACACGCGGATCATCGCCGCGACCAACCGGAACCTGGAGGAAGCCGTCAAGCGAGGCGAGTTCCGCGAAGATCTCTATTATCGATTGAATGTGGTGCCCATCAAACTTCCGCCGTTGCGTGAACGGGGAGAGGACATTCCGCTGTTGATCGAACACTTTCTCCATGAATTTGCCGCGCGGCACAATCGGGAACCCAAGGAGATGTCGCGCGAGGCGATGCGACTGCTGCGGCTGTATGCCTGGCCGGGGAACATCCGGCAACTGCGCAACCTCCTCGAGCGGTTGGTCGTCACGGTGCGCGAGACCACCATTCAACCGCACCATCTGCCGGAGGAAGTGCAGGCCAGTCGGGAAGATGTCCGCACGATGGTGATCACGCTGGGCAGCTCGCTCGAGCAGATCGAACGGGAAGTGATCCGGCGCACCTTGGCCGAAGTGACGAACCACCGGGAAAAGGCCGCGAAGCTGTTGGGGATCAGCCTGCGCGCGCTGCAATACAAGATCAAAGAATACGGAATACGAGACTGA
- a CDS encoding sigma-54 dependent transcriptional regulator translates to MAGFPNESIASGPFADEVLNARLEALRLLADHLPNRVRVVVLGPDLRIVYSNEPAWTSAADLESARPAPCYEVIGKQIKPCDPCPAMHSLVTGETASVPAAPGHAFPCGISQAFPLKSSRNDTQSVLVLLHPPKGTGRGPAPENDVHEEREDERLGDLIGRSPVMRQMFEMIRLVADSQATVLLQGESGTGKELVAKTIHRLSARCDRPFVVVDCGSLPEALLESELFGHVKGAFTGAVSSKRGLFEEADGGTIFLDEVADTSLQFQAKLLRVLQEGEIKPVGSNQRIKVDVRVISASNKDLLDLVKAKAFRQDLYYRLAVLPLFLPPLRERREDIPLLVRHFMAVSCKRHRQPVRVVTPEAMRALTNAPWPGNVRELQHVIERAVVTTSGSELTCKDIAGLASLPPCGDLRTVSRGAAEQAERARILEALQEAGGNRVKAARLLRISRASLYNKLRAYGIDRE, encoded by the coding sequence ATGGCCGGGTTTCCGAACGAATCCATAGCCAGCGGCCCCTTCGCCGATGAGGTGTTGAACGCCCGATTGGAGGCGCTCAGACTCCTGGCGGACCATCTTCCTAATCGTGTCCGGGTCGTGGTGCTTGGTCCGGATCTGCGGATTGTGTATTCCAATGAGCCGGCATGGACCTCGGCTGCCGATCTCGAATCCGCCCGTCCGGCCCCGTGCTATGAGGTCATTGGTAAACAGATCAAGCCCTGCGATCCCTGTCCGGCGATGCACTCGCTTGTCACAGGTGAAACGGCCTCAGTCCCGGCCGCGCCCGGCCACGCCTTTCCATGCGGAATCAGTCAGGCGTTTCCTTTGAAGTCCTCTCGAAACGACACGCAATCGGTCCTCGTGTTGCTGCATCCTCCGAAGGGGACGGGTAGAGGGCCGGCGCCGGAGAATGACGTCCACGAGGAACGGGAAGACGAACGACTCGGCGACCTGATCGGCCGCAGCCCGGTGATGCGGCAGATGTTCGAGATGATTCGTCTGGTCGCCGACAGCCAGGCGACGGTGCTGCTCCAAGGTGAAAGCGGGACGGGGAAAGAATTGGTCGCGAAAACGATCCACCGGCTCAGCGCCCGTTGCGATCGCCCCTTCGTGGTCGTTGACTGCGGGTCCTTGCCCGAGGCCTTGCTGGAGAGCGAGCTGTTCGGCCATGTGAAGGGCGCCTTCACGGGAGCCGTCTCGTCCAAGCGCGGGCTGTTCGAGGAAGCCGATGGAGGGACGATCTTTCTCGACGAAGTCGCGGACACGTCCCTGCAATTTCAGGCCAAGCTGCTGCGGGTGTTGCAAGAGGGCGAGATCAAACCGGTCGGAAGCAACCAGCGGATCAAAGTGGATGTGCGGGTCATTTCCGCCAGCAACAAAGATCTTCTGGATCTCGTGAAGGCGAAAGCGTTTCGCCAGGACCTCTACTATCGACTGGCCGTGTTGCCGTTGTTCCTGCCGCCGCTCCGCGAACGGCGCGAAGACATCCCGCTGCTGGTGCGGCACTTCATGGCGGTGTCCTGCAAGCGACATCGACAACCCGTCCGAGTCGTGACCCCGGAGGCCATGCGGGCGTTGACCAACGCGCCCTGGCCCGGGAATGTGCGCGAGTTACAGCATGTGATCGAGCGCGCCGTTGTGACCACCAGCGGCTCCGAACTGACCTGCAAGGATATCGCCGGGCTGGCGTCGCTCCCTCCTTGCGGCGATTTGCGGACCGTTTCGCGCGGCGCCGCGGAGCAGGCGGAGCGGGCCCGCATCCTCGAAGCGCTCCAGGAAGCCGGGGGCAACCGGGTCAAGGCCGCCCGTCTCCTCAGGATCAGCCGCGCCAGCCTCTACAACAAGCTGCGCGCCTATGGGATCGACCGTGAATAG
- a CDS encoding ATP-binding protein, whose product MELQADDLLYKLIVEASPSGLLLVDEAGTIVMANPCVLTQFGYSEAELLGQSVEILVPGPAQAIHRTHRTGYMQEPQARAMGRGRELYGVRKDGSEFPVEIGLTPLQVNGRMYVLASVVDITERRRLEEQLRRTERIAELGTLASGMAHEIGTPMNVILGRAEYLLERVTEEPIKKSLQIIVTQVERITRVMNQLLAFARRRPVDRRPVDLRETIEGSLEMFQERLARHGIRIEKSFRDDCPKVRADADQMSQVFINLVMNAIHAMPEGGTLRVGLTRSNGTVRLTVADTGHGIAQQDLAKIFDPFFTTKETGKGTGLGLTVVKGIIEEHGGSIQVESEPGKGTTFTISLPVSQ is encoded by the coding sequence GTGGAGCTTCAGGCGGACGACTTGCTGTACAAACTGATCGTCGAAGCGTCGCCGAGCGGGCTCTTATTGGTCGATGAGGCCGGGACCATCGTGATGGCGAATCCCTGTGTGCTCACCCAGTTCGGGTATTCAGAGGCGGAGTTGCTCGGGCAATCGGTGGAAATCCTGGTGCCGGGACCGGCGCAGGCGATTCATCGGACCCACCGGACCGGCTATATGCAGGAGCCTCAAGCGCGAGCGATGGGACGGGGACGAGAACTCTACGGCGTGCGCAAGGACGGCAGCGAATTCCCGGTCGAAATCGGACTGACCCCCCTGCAGGTGAATGGACGCATGTATGTCTTGGCCTCCGTCGTGGACATCACGGAGCGCCGCCGCTTGGAAGAGCAGTTGCGCCGGACCGAGCGGATCGCCGAACTGGGCACGCTGGCCTCGGGCATGGCGCACGAGATCGGGACGCCGATGAACGTCATCCTCGGCCGGGCGGAATACCTCCTGGAGCGGGTCACGGAGGAGCCGATCAAGAAAAGCCTGCAGATCATCGTCACGCAGGTCGAACGGATCACGCGGGTCATGAACCAACTGCTGGCGTTCGCCAGACGGCGCCCGGTCGACCGCCGGCCCGTCGATTTACGCGAGACGATCGAAGGCAGCCTGGAGATGTTCCAGGAGCGCTTGGCGCGGCACGGCATCCGGATCGAAAAGTCGTTCCGCGACGACTGTCCGAAGGTGCGCGCCGACGCGGATCAGATGAGCCAGGTGTTCATCAACCTGGTCATGAACGCCATTCACGCCATGCCGGAAGGCGGCACGTTGCGGGTCGGCCTCACTCGGTCCAACGGAACGGTTCGGCTGACCGTGGCCGATACCGGTCACGGCATCGCGCAGCAGGACCTCGCGAAGATCTTCGATCCGTTCTTCACCACCAAGGAGACCGGCAAGGGCACGGGGTTGGGACTGACGGTGGTGAAAGGCATCATAGAGGAACACGGCGGGTCCATCCAGGTCGAGAGCGAGCCGGGAAAAGGGACCACGTTCACGATCAGCCTGCCGGTGAGTCAGTAA
- a CDS encoding sigma-54 dependent transcriptional regulator, producing the protein MAERQGAILVVDDDAEMRELVRDVLAERGHQVTTAGGGREALQRLAEGDYAAVLTDLRMKEMQGIELLNEIRRLYPDTGVILMTAFGSVETAVEAMKHGASDYLVKPVKTDELVRVVERVLREAALRREIARLRREVHKEYSFHQILGKSKPMQEVFDLIRRVADSPTNVLITGESGTGKELVAKAIHYNSDRRHAPFVPVNCAAIPEALLESELFGHMKGAFTDAKVDKRGLFEEAHTGTLFLDEISELPIMLQAKLLRAIQEKVIRRVGATKPIPVDVRIIAATNLNLEEEVKAKRFREDLYYRLNVIEIPLPPLRERREDIVMLVDAFLKKAGETRGKRVQGVSEAALALLVDYVWPGNVRELENVVERAVTLSRGDKIVPEDLPPAIQGARGERRILDEAAERTLPLEEVEKEYILRILEKTGGNKYQAAHILGIDRKTLYRKLGEIEGKAQG; encoded by the coding sequence ATGGCGGAGCGTCAGGGCGCGATTCTGGTCGTTGATGACGATGCGGAGATGCGGGAACTGGTCCGGGATGTGCTCGCGGAGCGGGGCCATCAGGTGACCACGGCCGGCGGAGGCAGGGAGGCGCTGCAACGGCTCGCCGAAGGAGACTATGCGGCTGTCCTGACCGACCTGCGCATGAAGGAGATGCAGGGGATCGAGCTGCTGAACGAGATCAGGCGCCTGTATCCCGACACCGGCGTGATCCTGATGACGGCGTTCGGCTCCGTCGAGACGGCGGTCGAGGCGATGAAACACGGCGCGAGCGACTATCTCGTCAAGCCGGTGAAAACCGACGAGCTGGTCCGCGTGGTCGAACGCGTGTTGCGGGAGGCGGCCCTCCGGCGGGAGATCGCGCGTCTCCGGCGGGAAGTTCACAAGGAATACAGCTTCCACCAGATTCTGGGGAAGAGCAAGCCCATGCAGGAGGTGTTCGACCTGATCCGGCGGGTCGCCGACAGCCCGACGAACGTCCTGATCACCGGCGAGAGCGGGACGGGGAAAGAGTTGGTCGCCAAGGCGATCCATTACAACAGCGATCGCCGCCATGCGCCGTTCGTGCCGGTCAACTGCGCGGCCATTCCCGAGGCGCTGCTCGAAAGCGAGCTGTTCGGCCATATGAAAGGCGCCTTCACCGATGCGAAGGTGGACAAACGCGGGCTCTTTGAGGAGGCCCACACGGGGACGCTGTTCCTGGACGAGATCAGCGAACTGCCGATCATGCTCCAAGCCAAGCTGCTGCGGGCGATTCAAGAAAAAGTCATTCGCCGGGTCGGCGCGACAAAACCCATTCCCGTTGATGTTCGGATCATCGCGGCTACGAACCTAAACCTGGAGGAAGAGGTCAAGGCGAAACGGTTTCGGGAAGATCTTTACTACCGCTTAAACGTGATTGAAATTCCTCTGCCTCCGCTCCGTGAAAGACGCGAGGACATCGTCATGCTGGTGGATGCTTTCTTAAAGAAAGCGGGTGAGACCAGAGGCAAACGGGTCCAAGGCGTGAGCGAGGCGGCGCTTGCCTTGCTGGTCGATTACGTCTGGCCGGGGAATGTCCGCGAACTGGAAAATGTGGTCGAGCGCGCCGTGACCCTCAGCCGCGGGGACAAGATTGTTCCGGAGGATCTGCCGCCGGCGATCCAGGGCGCGCGCGGGGAGCGACGCATTCTCGACGAAGCGGCCGAGCGGACGCTCCCGTTGGAAGAAGTGGAAAAGGAATACATTCTGCGGATTCTGGAGAAGACCGGCGGAAACAAGTACCAGGCCGCGCATATTCTGGGGATCGACCGGAAGACGCTCTATCGCAAGCTGGGCGAGATCGAAGGCAAGGCGCAGGGGTGA
- a CDS encoding response regulator — MHERKAVVLLVVEDDQEMRSLLCDELMSDGYQLREAATGEEALSSIGKEVPDLILTDLKMPSGGLEYVSRLRQAAPCCPIVLMTAFGEQGIRQEAFHRGATAYFDKPVRIAELKATIKRLLDHQRA, encoded by the coding sequence GTGCACGAAAGGAAAGCGGTCGTGTTGCTTGTGGTGGAAGACGATCAGGAGATGCGCAGCCTGCTCTGCGACGAGTTGATGAGCGACGGGTATCAGCTTCGGGAGGCCGCCACCGGGGAGGAGGCCCTCTCGTCGATCGGCAAGGAGGTGCCGGACTTGATCCTGACGGATCTCAAGATGCCGTCCGGGGGATTGGAGTATGTGAGTCGGCTGCGTCAGGCTGCGCCATGCTGCCCGATCGTGCTCATGACCGCCTTCGGCGAGCAAGGGATCCGGCAGGAGGCGTTCCATCGCGGGGCCACGGCCTATTTCGATAAGCCGGTCCGCATTGCCGAGTTGAAGGCAACCATCAAACGGCTGCTGGATCATCAGAGAGCATAG
- a CDS encoding carbon monoxide dehydrogenase beta subunit family protein: MKKNADRIIDVGPAGFQPPSAMEMGVTVPDPGFGLLYGRHAPEDEVIAEAARQLFTRKNPTIFPGPLYLWAWHPDWIAKGQALLRLAAEIPGVMIIPMPDYRAKYPKIDPEEAINPNHPNLTIWGNKIEAALFIGIHCHYANLALRMVRAGTNCLTIAFCHDIHEDAMVSLQDLDVKKMDHVIAIFRKVRKELGIAMPKDGKTVRLTGTQVRANHGVESVNPLVA; encoded by the coding sequence ATGAAAAAGAATGCCGATCGGATCATCGATGTGGGCCCGGCCGGGTTTCAACCACCGTCGGCGATGGAGATGGGCGTCACGGTCCCCGATCCGGGGTTCGGGCTGCTCTATGGCCGGCATGCACCGGAAGACGAGGTGATCGCGGAGGCCGCCCGGCAGCTCTTCACGCGGAAGAACCCGACGATTTTTCCCGGCCCCCTCTATCTGTGGGCGTGGCATCCCGACTGGATCGCCAAAGGGCAAGCGCTCTTGCGGCTGGCTGCCGAAATTCCCGGTGTCATGATCATCCCGATGCCCGACTACCGCGCGAAGTATCCGAAGATCGATCCCGAGGAAGCCATCAACCCCAATCATCCCAACCTGACGATCTGGGGGAACAAGATCGAAGCGGCGTTGTTCATCGGGATCCACTGCCACTATGCCAATCTGGCGTTGCGGATGGTGCGGGCGGGAACGAACTGCCTCACCATCGCCTTCTGCCACGATATCCACGAGGACGCCATGGTCAGCTTGCAGGATTTGGACGTCAAGAAGATGGACCATGTCATCGCCATCTTCCGCAAGGTCAGAAAAGAACTGGGGATCGCCATGCCGAAAGACGGGAAAACCGTCCGGCTCACCGGTACGCAGGTTCGAGCCAACCACGGTGTGGAATCGGTGAACCCGTTGGTGGCGTAG
- a CDS encoding ATP-binding protein, translated as MFRPVPETTLFRGIPFRLIASVLLILALAVSVILLFSLEHEKLLLRGLTEGKPVPTELFPALWQSRRDLIAVTVLLFLVSAIGIAAVITFLHYHSTRRTLEEVKGLARNILQSIPTGVLTVNRDGVITAVNPTAEAVLKRSSSGLLGHPYESVFAEGETIRAVLDEALRSHRHVSQKDLPYERGDDLARTIRVSTAELTGDDGQPAGVILQAQDVTEWLALERRVHVAEKLAALHTLSAGMAHELRNPLSAMDLNLHLLEEELKDKEALGPQAAHYLHVLNAECRRLSAILDNFMKFARPGAPSLHEVDMKKLIAHILALMQFEAEERKIRIERIIEEGLPPVLGDETQISQVLVNVVVNAFHAMPEGGICRVGAFRREADGQPWVEISVRDTGVGIKQEELARLFEPFYTTKPSGSGLGLAIAYRIIQDHAGTIEVTSAPGNGATVVMKFPAVVGPPQAAAVGS; from the coding sequence ATGTTCCGGCCCGTTCCAGAGACCACGCTTTTCCGCGGGATTCCGTTTCGCCTGATCGCGTCCGTCCTTTTGATCCTCGCGCTCGCCGTCTCGGTCATCCTCCTCTTCAGCTTAGAGCATGAGAAGCTCCTCTTGCGGGGGCTCACGGAAGGCAAGCCCGTTCCCACGGAGCTCTTTCCTGCGCTCTGGCAGTCACGCCGCGATCTGATCGCGGTGACCGTCCTCCTGTTCCTGGTCAGCGCGATCGGCATCGCCGCCGTGATCACGTTCTTGCATTATCACAGCACCAGGCGGACCCTCGAAGAGGTGAAAGGGCTTGCGCGGAATATCCTGCAGAGCATCCCGACCGGGGTGCTCACGGTGAACCGCGACGGAGTCATCACGGCCGTCAATCCGACGGCCGAAGCGGTGTTGAAACGGTCGTCGTCGGGCTTGCTCGGCCATCCCTACGAGTCGGTGTTCGCCGAAGGCGAAACGATCCGGGCGGTGCTCGACGAGGCGTTGCGCAGTCACCGGCACGTGAGTCAAAAGGATTTGCCTTACGAGAGGGGCGACGACCTGGCGCGGACGATCCGCGTCAGCACCGCCGAGTTGACGGGAGACGACGGTCAACCGGCCGGTGTCATTCTGCAGGCCCAGGACGTCACCGAATGGCTGGCGTTGGAACGACGCGTCCACGTCGCCGAGAAGCTCGCGGCGTTACACACCTTGTCGGCCGGGATGGCGCACGAGCTGCGGAATCCGCTCAGCGCGATGGATTTGAATCTGCATCTGCTGGAAGAGGAACTGAAGGACAAAGAGGCGTTGGGTCCGCAGGCCGCGCATTATTTGCACGTGCTCAATGCGGAATGCCGGCGGCTGTCCGCGATCCTGGACAACTTTATGAAATTCGCCCGGCCCGGAGCCCCCAGCCTCCATGAAGTGGACATGAAGAAACTGATCGCGCACATTTTAGCGCTCATGCAATTCGAGGCGGAGGAGCGTAAGATCCGCATCGAGCGAATCATCGAAGAAGGATTGCCGCCTGTGCTGGGCGATGAAACCCAGATCAGCCAGGTCCTGGTGAACGTGGTGGTCAATGCGTTTCATGCCATGCCGGAAGGCGGTATCTGCCGGGTCGGCGCCTTTCGGCGCGAGGCTGACGGGCAACCGTGGGTCGAGATCTCCGTCAGGGACACGGGGGTGGGGATCAAGCAGGAAGAGTTGGCGCGGCTGTTTGAGCCGTTCTACACCACGAAGCCGAGCGGGAGCGGGCTGGGCCTGGCGATTGCCTATCGAATTATCCAGGACCACGCCGGGACGATCGAAGTCACGAGCGCGCCGGGGAACGGCGCAACGGTCGTGATGAAGTTTCCGGCGGTCGTTGGACCGCCGCAGGCGGCCGCGGTGGGATCATGA